A genomic window from Cotesia glomerata isolate CgM1 linkage group LG7, MPM_Cglom_v2.3, whole genome shotgun sequence includes:
- the LOC123269556 gene encoding DNA-directed RNA polymerase II subunit RPB1-like isoform X2: MIALLLLVGVCGAAVIPMESMLKIQTKLNDFSIESANYMQSPLYSHQPRLFLYNYLQVDPQKSYPVLNYPYGNPGDAYVASSFNYYGSPLYNYGFQLSPVFTNVQPFIPHYVPQQPSYVPQQPNYVPQQPNYVPQQPSYVPQEPSYVPQQPISTTTQRPFDDDGIEKLDEKVDPNLEMNSFNSNENSDDDSVVIESI; this comes from the exons atgattgctCTGCTACTGTTGGTGGGAGTTTGTGGAGCCGCAGTAATCCCCATGGAATCAATGCTGAAAATTCAAACCAAACTCAATGATTTTAGTATTGAATCGGCTAACTATATGCAGTCACCTCTTTATTCCCATCAACCACGACTGTTTCTTTACAATTATTTGCAA gTTGATCCACAGAAATCATATCCAGTCCTAAATTATCCTTACGGTAATCCGGGTGATGCCTACGTTGCATCATCATTCAATTACTACGGATCTCCTCTTTATAATTATGGATTCCAATTAAGCCCg GTGTTCACAAATGTCCAGCCATTTATTCCACACTATGTTCCTCAACAGCCGAGTTATGTTCCTCAACAACCTAATTATGTTCCTCAACAACCTAATTATGTTCCTCAACAACCTAGTTACGTTCCTCAAGAGCCAAGCTACGTCCCTCAGCAGCCGATTTCTACGACAACTCAGCGGCCGTTCGATGATGACGGAATCGAAAAGCTCGACGAAAAAGTTGATCCTAATCTCGAGATGAATTCCTTTAACAGCAATGAAAATTCAGATGACGATTCTGTCGTCATAGAAtctatctaa
- the LOC123269556 gene encoding DNA-directed RNA polymerase II subunit RPB1-like isoform X1, giving the protein MIALLLLVGVCGAAVIPMESMLKIQTKLNDFSIESANYMQSPLYSHQPRLFLYNYLQVDPQKSYPVLNYPYGNPGDAYVASSFNYYGSPLYNYGFQLSPQVFTNVQPFIPHYVPQQPSYVPQQPNYVPQQPNYVPQQPSYVPQEPSYVPQQPISTTTQRPFDDDGIEKLDEKVDPNLEMNSFNSNENSDDDSVVIESI; this is encoded by the exons atgattgctCTGCTACTGTTGGTGGGAGTTTGTGGAGCCGCAGTAATCCCCATGGAATCAATGCTGAAAATTCAAACCAAACTCAATGATTTTAGTATTGAATCGGCTAACTATATGCAGTCACCTCTTTATTCCCATCAACCACGACTGTTTCTTTACAATTATTTGCAA gTTGATCCACAGAAATCATATCCAGTCCTAAATTATCCTTACGGTAATCCGGGTGATGCCTACGTTGCATCATCATTCAATTACTACGGATCTCCTCTTTATAATTATGGATTCCAATTAAGCCCg caGGTGTTCACAAATGTCCAGCCATTTATTCCACACTATGTTCCTCAACAGCCGAGTTATGTTCCTCAACAACCTAATTATGTTCCTCAACAACCTAATTATGTTCCTCAACAACCTAGTTACGTTCCTCAAGAGCCAAGCTACGTCCCTCAGCAGCCGATTTCTACGACAACTCAGCGGCCGTTCGATGATGACGGAATCGAAAAGCTCGACGAAAAAGTTGATCCTAATCTCGAGATGAATTCCTTTAACAGCAATGAAAATTCAGATGACGATTCTGTCGTCATAGAAtctatctaa
- the LOC123269551 gene encoding electron transfer flavoprotein subunit alpha, mitochondrial: MFANCLKSARHNKFGSLARYESTLVIAEHNNETLTPITQAVLSAAKKIGGDITVLVAGTKCGPAAAALCKANGISKVLVAESDAFKGFTPESMTPLILATHKQFNFSHIMAGGSAFGKALIPRVAAKLDVSPVSDVINIKSSDTFVRPIYAGNALQTVKVKDSIKVVTVRGTSFEALPLEGGNAPTEPAPAGEYKSNLIEFIKQELSKSDRPELTSASVVVSGGRGLKSGDNFKLIYSLADKLNAAVGASRAAVDAGYVPNDMQVGQTGKIVAPDLYIAVGISGAIQHLAGMKDSKTIVAINKDPEAPIFQVADYGLVADLFKAVPELTDKL, from the exons atgtttgcaaattgtttaaaaagtGCAAGGCATAATAaa TTTGGATCTCTGGCAAGATACGAATCAACACTGGTGATAGCGGAGCACAATAATGAAACCCTGACACCAATTACCCAGGCAGTGCTTAGTgctgctaagaaaatcggaGGTGATATAACTGTGCTGGTTGCTGGAACAAAGTGCGGACCAGCTGCGGCAGCATTATGTAAAGCTAATGGCATCAGCAAAGTACTGGTCGCTGAGAGCGATGCTTTCAAAGGATTTACTCCAGAGTCTATGACGCCTTTGATTCTGGCGActcataaacaatttaatttcagCCATATTATGGCTGGAGGTAGTGCTTTTGGTAAAGCATTAATACCACGg gtcgCCGCAAAACTCGATGTATCCCCAGTGAGTGACGTTATCAATATCAAGTCTTCAGATACTTTTGTCCGACCTATCTACGCTGGCAATGCATTACAAACAGTAAAGGTCAAAGATAGCATCAAAGTTGTTACAGTCAGAGGCACTTCATTTGAAGCATTACCCTTGGAAGGTGGAAACGCACCCACAGAGCCGGCGCCAGCCGGGgaatataaatcaaatttaattgaatttattaaacaagAACTGAGTAAATCAGATCGCCCGGAATTGACATCAGCTAGCGTCGTTGTATCGGGTGGACGAGGTCTTAAATCTGGTGATAATTTCAAGCTGATATACTCACTCGCTGATAAGCTAAACGCCGCTGTTGGTGCCTCACGTGCTGCCGTAGATGCTGGCTATGTACCCAACGATATGCAAGTTGGCCaaactggaaaaattgttGCTCCC gatTTATATATCGCCGTGGGTATCTCAGGTGCAATTCAACATTTAGCTGGTATGAAAGACTCAAAAACAATAGTAGCAATAAACAAAGACCCGGAAGCTCCAATCTTCCAAGTTGCTGATTACGGATTGGTTGCTGATTTATTTAAAGCTGTTCCCGAGTTAActgataaattataa
- the LOC123269552 gene encoding uncharacterized protein LOC123269552, with amino-acid sequence MKLPFHILLLTCLLSLKISAEPSPKLLKNPKVYNVVVTSDQNLQPSQAYPVVQPVSQSQVVGYYPPYYYGGYYPYNYGPYGYYGPYGSYGPYGGPYGPWGPYGPWDPALGPVPWDPRMPNPNQPGNQPSDNPNTESVNKDMKEVSINFGKQTDGSKDSEADDMGKEEKIKRKDNEQTPLTYYPSTRSSVYFNPYYYGYNLLPRAAPGNYYFNYPPAGPLPVAGSGLPEHSDTQNLAPQEKEQAKRPTNLQKAEEMKKESQTKIPDVPPPPVPITRSS; translated from the exons ATGAAGTTACCTTTTCAT ataTTGCTGCTGACATGTTTACtgtcgttaaaaatatcagcaGAACCATCGCCGAAGCTGCTAAAAAATCCCAAGGTGTACAATGTGGTGGTGACAAGTGATCAGAATCTCCAACCATCGCAAGCTTACCCAGTGGTACAGCCAGTGTCTCAGAGCCAGGTGGTTGGATACTACCCGCCTTATTACTACGGTGGATATTATCCGTATAATTATGGGCCCTATGGATACTACGGACCTTACGGGTCTTATGGACCCTACGGAGGTCCATACGGACCTTGGGGACCGTACGGACCCTGGGACCCAGCACTGGGTCCCGTGCCTTGGGACCCGCGAATGCCGAATCCGAACCAACCAGGAAACCAGCCATCAGACAATCCCAACACAGAATCAGTGAACAAAGACATGAAAGAAGTATCCATTAATTTCGGGAAGCAAACTGACGGCTCAAAAGACTCTGAGGCTGATGACATGGGTAAAGAAGAAAAGATAAAGAGAAAAGATAATGAACAAACGCCATTGACTTATTATCCTAGTACACGGTCATCAGTTTACTTCAATCCTTATTACTACGGTTATAATCTTCTTCCTCGTGCAGCGCCTGgaaattattactttaattatccACCCGCAGGTCCGCTTCCAGTAGCAGGCTCGGGGCTGCCAGAGCATTCAGACACTCAGAATTTAGCTCCTCAAGAAAAAGAACAAGCTAAAAGACCAACTAATCTTCAAAAGGCTGAAGAAATGAAGAAAGAGAGCCAAACTAAAATCCCAGACGTTCCGCCGCCTCCAGTGCCAATCACAAGAAGCTCATGA